The sequence below is a genomic window from Bactrocera neohumeralis isolate Rockhampton chromosome 4, APGP_CSIRO_Bneo_wtdbg2-racon-allhic-juicebox.fasta_v2, whole genome shotgun sequence.
CTGGTATTTTAATAGTGATTTTCCTACTATCCACTCTTCCCAAGAAGTCGTCAATATCAATTTGATTACTTAAATCTTCGGTATAAGTATAAGAATTGTAAAACGCTGAAGCAGCTGTGGCTAAAAATAATGCGCCATCGTTAACATCGCTTGTCAAAGTATAACGTGTACCCATTATGCCGGCCAACAAAAGTTCAGTAGACAACTGAAACAAAGGACGTGGGGGATCTTTTGAATTCAAATATGCACCATAACCTAGAACACTACCAACAATGAGACTTGCTCCTAATTGAATAAAGGAGtctgaaacaaacaaaaactttcttataataaaaaaagagaaatgtgatattttaattaCCATTATCCATAGCTTTTACAACGCCCAATGCGGTATATGTGCCCGCCAACAGAAAGCCCATCACATCAACAGTCATTCCTAATTGTATTACATTGGCGTTTTCACAACAAAAGTGAGAATTGTCATTTcaatcatttaataaaaattttaaatagtccaaatattgattgaaaaataaagtgaGTTCTGAAATAGGGCGCGTTATCATTTCTGATTAAACAGGTCAATACACAATCTTAAGCGTAAAAAGtagtaattttatttcaatgaaagTCTGATTACAAAATGctctgaaaacaaaaaatattatacaaaatatagcaAGAATaatgctaaaatatttatttccattgaaaaattatagtaacaaatttcaacttttaaagTACAAACCACAAGTCCAGTTACCAAGCTTAATAAAATGTGACAACTCTTAGTAAGTTCATATGTTAACGtctataattaattataaacaaaatattctaCTCTGTGTGAGTGTAAAAAAGGCAAGTTTTTCTGCCAGCAATTAACTACAAGCGCTCAAACtgatttatatgcatatactacaTAAAGATTTACTGTTGTCTTCCCGGTAATGGCAAGTAACGATTGTAAGTGATTAAATTTCGAAGTATGGCTGCAACAGATATAATGCAAATCATGCCAGCAGGCATCATTTTACCAGATCGTTGCCAACGTGAGCCCATGATACCGGCCAAAGCCACAGAAGTGCCCAACTGCAAGAGTGGACGTGGCGGATCCTGCGAATTATAGTATGCACCCACACCGAGAATGGCACCGAATGCCACTCCAGCACCCAATGATGGTATGGAACCTAAAATCCAGATAAATGTAcatgaatattatttatactCATATAAGAAACTAAAGTGATGGTATAAGAATGAGTTGCACAATTTCAGC
It includes:
- the LOC126757635 gene encoding transmembrane protein 14 homolog — encoded protein: MTVDVMGFLLAGTYTALGVVKAMDNDSFIQLGASLIVGSVLGYGAYLNSKDPPRPLFQLSTELLLAGIMGTRYTLTSDVNDGALFLATAASAFYNSYTYTEDLSNQIDIDDFLGRVDSRKITIKIPDIKKAME
- the LOC126757636 gene encoding transmembrane protein 14 homolog; this translates as MSTDLIGFLYAATVAAGGIMGYVKAGSIPSLGAGVAFGAILGVGAYYNSQDPPRPLLQLGTSVALAGIMGSRWQRSGKMMPAGMICIISVAAILRNLITYNRYLPLPGRQQ